Part of the Triticum aestivum cultivar Chinese Spring chromosome 4D, IWGSC CS RefSeq v2.1, whole genome shotgun sequence genome is shown below.
AGTACAATTACATAATACCTCGCCTGATAATTATTTGCCTCTTTACTCTTTAGGTTTTTACAAGTTAGAAGTCATTAGTGATAGATCTCCTGGCAGATTTTTAGTGCAAGTGCCATCATAAATGCTCCAACATTGAGCAAATTCAAAATATTAACTTTCTTAAGATGTAAAGCATGGCAAGGCTAATTCCACAGTAGAACACTGGAACTCATAGTACAATCATTCCTTTTGAGTTCACACATGTCACAAAATTGTAAAAGCTTAAGTACCATTCACAAAGTTAATTACCCTATATTATTTGCATGCACCTGTTGCCATGAACAAATAGAAACATAGAGAACTCCTAGAGCAACGCAAATATTCCTTACCTGAGAGCAACTTGTATCAAGAGATGTAGCACCAGACTGATTGCTGATTGAAACTTCGTGCTTGGAAGTCGGGAACAATGTTGGTCTATCACTTGTTTCGAACGAAAACAAATCACGACCCAGAATCTGTTTATGATTACCTACGTCAGCTACAGGAGAGGGACCAGTGACTCCAGGCTGTTTATCCTTTGGGGGCGTGTCAAATGTAGCCCACCCAGCATTGCCCATTGATGGAGCTTCCAGTGGCATTTTATCAGCAGATGAAGCTGTATGAGGCATATTTGCAAACAAATCTACAGATGGATGAGCTTCCAGTGGTATTTTATCAGCAGATGAAGCTGTATGAGGCATATTTGCAAATAAATCTACAGATGGATAGCCAGTTACAGGTTGTTGCTGCAAATTTGGCTGACTGTAGAGATCCTCCTTTGTGCCATTTACAGCAGCAGAAAAGGCTACAAAACTTGGAGCTGCAGAATTGTTGGATTGCTGAGTTCGGTGAACATTCTCAAAATCAAAAAACAAATCAGCTAAGCTTGAGTTGCCTGACTTAAGCGATGTGGAATCTATGTTCCCTGTTGATGCAGTTCTCTGCAGAAAAATAATTAAATTTGTTAAGCGATTTTATGAGATGCAGCAAGAAAGGAAAGAGGATAAATTTCAAAATCAATCACCTGGGATTGCGTGATGCCATTACAACTCAGCATATTTGATTGATTTTGTTGGACAGGAGGGCTTAAACACCCATCATCGAAGAAATCAGGTGATTTGGGTGCTGTTCCAAAGGTACCACTCATGCTTGACCCTGAGCAGTCAGAAGTTGTCGGTCCACGACTCTCATTTGCAAATTGGTCCTCGGACATTCTCTCTTGCAGGCTATGTGAACGATAAGAAAATCCAGGCATCTTCCCATCATGCCCTCGGTCTGAACTAGGTTTCCTACTTAGCATTGCAGGTTGCTTGCGATTGTGCCTTTCTTCATATTGGTAGTCATTAGGTGGGCTCTGAGAAAATGAATGATAGGAACTAGCCCTTCTATGTTCCTCTTCATGGGATTTCTGAATCTGTATAGATGGAATAGAGTATAGTTCAGCAAGACGCAATGTTCTCAGATATTGTAGGAAAATAAAAACCATCATTGCAGCATATATGTAGGAAAGTCAACTGGAAGAAATCAGTCCTTTAAAGGAGAAACGATAGATGCACTTTAAGCCACCTGAATGAGTATTCACTAACATCTATGTATACTGCAGCGGTTGTGCTAAAGCTTATCACAGGTAAAGTTCCAGACTGACGAAGATAGGTTTCAAGTAGTCAAACAGCTGATGTCGAGAATTTAACTAATTGTACCTGTATATCTCTTGGAGGCCTTTCGGACAAACTTACACCAGCATATCTTCTCTCCACATAAACAGCATTTATGAATTCTCTAAGGCTTTCAGTGTTACTGTGACAAAACAAAATAGTCACATCATGTACCATATCCCGCTAAATAACAAACCAAAGAATGTATACACGGAAATGAGTTGATGAAGTTATGTACCTGCTATCAGGTACCCTCATTTGCTGGGTATCGAAATCCTTCAACAATAATTCTCTGGCTCGCTGTATCATTCAGTTTAAGTGTTAGGATATGAACCAAAAGGGAATTCCCAGACACCAACCAACAAACAAGCAACCAACTGGATGGATGACTTTACCTGGTTCCCACCCTTTTGAAGGGCCTCAACCTCTTGCACGGTGAACTTGGACATAGACACCGATTTTACTCGGTGCGTGAACTCACGGCTACAAGTGCATAGATGGTTCCAGTGTGTTAGAATAACAGAGGTCAGCAGACTATTAGCATATACAAGACTAGAATGACTAGAATTGGAACATTCACACACAATGGATAAGTTGTATAGAGCGTGCCAATAATTGGCCATAATATGTCACCATCAGTAGAACCTCCCAAGCAGTAAACTGACACACGGTTCAACAGTAGAAGTAAAATTGATCGCTGGATCGCGCTGGCTAGGCTTTCCAATTCCCCAAAGTTGAAGAAACGATAGATCACCCGGGGACGGAATCGATAAACACTCACTGGATGCCGCTGCAGGAGATGCAGATGAATGTCCAGAAGCTCGTGCAGACGTACTGCGGCCCCTGCATCAGACGACACCACACAAAAACAGGGCCGTCAGTAAACACCAGACAAGATCGGGAGCATCAGCAAGCGATGCAAACCAGAACCAAACCGCGGATCACGCGAGCGCGCGCGACTGGAGTAGAAATAAGAAGCCCTTACGATGGCGTTGCAGTTGATGCATCTGCGGTTGGGCGGCAGCTTGAGGAGGCCCCTCACGATCCGCtcgttcctctcctcctccttcctggaCGCAGCCGCCATCACTGAGAACTCAACCCCAATCGAGCCTGGAACCCGTCGGCGTCGAGGGCTCGAGGCGACTCGGCTTGATCAGGGAGCGCGGAGGAGAGAGCGCCCGGCGCTTCGAATTAGGGGAGCGGCGAGGAGAGGACCTGGTGGTTGTGCGTGGGCCGGCCTGTGTGTGTGTGGATGGATGCGGTAGGGGAGGCCGTTGGAGGAAAATAACCGGTAGCTGCAACGGCTTTAATTTTTAAAACATGATCAGTTTGGTGCTGCTTAATGGAAGCACACAGCaagaaaagggaaaaacagaggAAAGACGTTATCCAATCTGATGATCTGGTTTTGCCTTGCGACGCGGACAGCACGTGCCTCCGGCCGATGAAGCTGTGTGCAGTCTGCTCGAACGATGAAGCCGATGAACGG
Proteins encoded:
- the LOC123097607 gene encoding probable ADP-ribosylation factor GTPase-activating protein AGD14, whose amino-acid sequence is MAAASRKEEERNERIVRGLLKLPPNRRCINCNAIGPQYVCTSFWTFICISCSGIHREFTHRVKSVSMSKFTVQEVEALQKGGNQRARELLLKDFDTQQMRVPDSSNTESLREFINAVYVERRYAGVSLSERPPRDIQIQKSHEEEHRRASSYHSFSQSPPNDYQYEERHNRKQPAMLSRKPSSDRGHDGKMPGFSYRSHSLQERMSEDQFANESRGPTTSDCSGSSMSGTFGTAPKSPDFFDDGCLSPPVQQNQSNMLSCNGITQSQRTASTGNIDSTSLKSGNSSLADLFFDFENVHRTQQSNNSAAPSFVAFSAAVNGTKEDLYSQPNLQQQPVTGYPSVDLFANMPHTASSADKIPLEAHPSVDLFANMPHTASSADKMPLEAPSMGNAGWATFDTPPKDKQPGVTGPSPVADVGNHKQILGRDLFSFETSDRPTLFPTSKHEVSISNQSGATSLDTSCSQLWHSFDDATGIISNDHSGAEPLSNELTNVVNVTNNPFSCPISSKKSHGDDCHNVFMDELALSASFAPFLEPSPISDVPSGKPFADQIVLNPFDLPFGTDSEATNLFMDMSTLQAALPNLPISFLDGLPESWFSNNTSTYVPSGSHGGLTCLVEQAPNSPLRNITLSTVSTGNPFA